Proteins from a single region of Candidatus Polarisedimenticolia bacterium:
- the cysC gene encoding adenylyl-sulfate kinase, translating to MHSSAEKKGLTIWLTGLPSAGKSTIARKLATLLKGEGHRVTVLDGDEVRERLNKGLGFSKEDRDENIRRIAYVARLLTEAGSTVIVAAISPYRDARDAARAEIGRFAEIHVNCSLEECIRRDVKGLYKKALAGTLDHFTGVSDPYEPPLMPELVVETDREAPIDSARGIIFCLQSLGYLPASTKEELAPTERLAPIQTGSEA from the coding sequence ATGCATTCGTCTGCGGAGAAGAAGGGTCTGACCATCTGGCTCACGGGCCTGCCGAGCGCCGGCAAGAGCACCATCGCCAGGAAACTCGCCACCCTGCTGAAGGGCGAGGGGCATCGCGTCACGGTCCTCGACGGGGACGAGGTGCGCGAGCGGCTGAACAAAGGCCTCGGCTTCTCCAAGGAAGACCGCGACGAGAACATCCGGCGCATCGCCTACGTGGCGCGGCTGCTGACCGAGGCGGGCTCCACCGTGATCGTCGCGGCGATCTCGCCGTACCGCGACGCGCGGGACGCGGCGCGGGCCGAGATCGGACGCTTCGCCGAGATCCACGTCAACTGCTCCCTCGAAGAGTGCATCCGTCGCGACGTCAAGGGGCTCTACAAGAAGGCGCTCGCCGGCACGCTGGACCATTTCACCGGCGTGTCCGATCCGTACGAGCCGCCGCTCATGCCCGAGCTGGTGGTCGAGACGGACCGCGAGGCGCCGATCGACAGCGCCCGCGGGATCATCTTCTGCCTGCAGTCGCTGGGATACCTGCCGGCCTCCACGAAGGAAGAGCTCGCGCCGACCGAGCGTCTGGCGCCGATCCAGACCGGATCGGAAGCGTAA
- a CDS encoding DUF6365 family protein, with amino-acid sequence MAQQTVRALFVTPTWMATGETAAALVLADSIVAGGGEAWFLASTPAAQIVRPKYGDRVQEMTGDLASNQHHWRRMIEEIDPNVIVFSELRSILALRLNRQFPLADLSWLRELNEVDALLVALDHVGSTPSVQKMISRLSGHAFFRLISNAWRPIFERMVILLPCPLHEPGKVEGRQGHPYRSMAMPLRVDPAVRDQVRARYLGEDHAADGRLIFHSVPRWSFRLAKALKAPLYDNLSEFVAEYVADVEAPVTIVSVNDGTLLRPSPDKTVRVVNLAGLPLAEFDALMLSSDLVLTENIVSLTLAKTVGNAPGVALVNSSTLKEILAREPEGSEIRRLAMQMERRRAGSVYPHVMYPMKQQDQAAAATRSPRRRLFNAAAPSVPMPEEMIRAGSLPSSPFIRAELYGGQKTRDLFHGLLCDPARRAQARAEDEAFIARQNALEDGSSVLKRLLAGRTVGDTVIAHG; translated from the coding sequence ATGGCGCAGCAGACCGTCCGCGCTCTCTTCGTGACCCCGACATGGATGGCGACGGGGGAGACGGCCGCCGCCCTGGTCCTGGCCGACAGCATCGTCGCGGGGGGAGGCGAGGCGTGGTTCCTGGCGTCGACGCCGGCCGCCCAGATCGTCCGCCCGAAGTACGGCGACCGGGTGCAGGAGATGACCGGCGACCTGGCGTCGAACCAGCACCACTGGCGGCGGATGATCGAAGAGATCGACCCGAACGTCATCGTGTTCTCCGAGCTGCGATCGATCCTGGCGCTGCGTCTCAATCGGCAGTTCCCCCTGGCCGACCTGTCGTGGCTGCGCGAGCTGAACGAGGTCGACGCCCTCCTGGTCGCGCTCGACCACGTCGGCTCGACGCCGTCCGTGCAGAAGATGATCTCCCGGCTGAGCGGGCACGCCTTCTTCCGGCTGATCAGCAACGCCTGGCGGCCGATCTTCGAGCGCATGGTCATTCTCCTGCCCTGCCCGCTGCACGAGCCCGGGAAGGTCGAAGGCCGGCAGGGGCACCCGTACCGCAGCATGGCGATGCCGCTGCGCGTCGATCCGGCGGTCCGGGACCAGGTGCGGGCCCGCTACCTGGGGGAGGACCATGCCGCGGACGGCCGGCTGATCTTCCACAGCGTGCCGCGCTGGAGCTTCCGCCTGGCCAAGGCGCTGAAGGCGCCGCTCTACGACAACCTGAGCGAGTTCGTGGCCGAGTACGTCGCCGACGTCGAGGCGCCCGTCACGATCGTGTCGGTCAACGACGGGACGCTCCTGCGTCCGTCGCCGGACAAGACGGTGCGCGTCGTCAACCTCGCGGGCCTGCCGCTCGCCGAGTTCGACGCCCTGATGTTGTCCTCCGACCTGGTCCTGACCGAGAACATCGTGTCGCTCACCCTGGCCAAGACGGTCGGGAACGCGCCCGGTGTGGCGCTCGTCAATTCCTCCACGCTGAAAGAGATCCTCGCGCGCGAGCCGGAAGGCAGCGAGATCAGGCGGCTGGCGATGCAGATGGAGCGCCGGCGGGCCGGCTCGGTCTACCCGCACGTCATGTACCCGATGAAGCAGCAGGATCAGGCGGCGGCCGCCACCCGGTCCCCCCGGCGCCGGCTGTTCAACGCCGCCGCCCCCTCCGTGCCGATGCCCGAGGAGATGATCCGCGCGGGGAGCCTGCCGTCCAGCCCGTTCATCAGGGCCGAGCTGTACGGCGGGCAGAAGACCCGCGACCTGTTCCACGGCCTGCTGTGCGATCCCGCCCGGCGCGCCCAGGCGCGGGCGGAGGACGAGGCGTTCATCGCGCGCCAGAACGCGCTCGAGGACGGCTCGTCCGTGCTGAAGCGCCTCCTGGCCGGCCGCACGGTCGGAGACACGGTGATCGCCCATGGATGA
- a CDS encoding efflux RND transporter permease subunit: protein MNLPSLSIRRPVTTLMILLSIMVVGGIAMARLPLAFLPNVDIPFIGINIPYPNSNPTQIEKQITKPVEEVLATIPGVNRLASTSTADSAEFQLEFKWGQNLDIVRMQVSEKMDQVKASLPPGIGQVFIFSFNTSDIPVVQARISAQGVDLSRNYDLLETRVANRIRRVPGVARVQLDGVAPREIFIDLVLDRIKEHAVDIGTLLTRLQGASANLVLGQVSHDGLRYTARALGAFDSLQAIEDLTVNDRGLKLKDIAEIRYEEPPIAYGRHLDGGPAVALEVFKESTANTVEVVGAVMKVITEDISQDPLLAGIKVFTWDNQAKQITTGIDSLKHAGLLGALFAVLVLYYFLRRLDSTLIVSFSIPFSVIAACGLMYFMGKTLNVLSMCGLMLGIGMLVDDAIVVLEAIDRKRRTVADPHEAALVGARDVTMAVVCSTLTTIIVFLPLVVGASTELTIWLKEVGLSISISLACSLFSSLTLIPLMSAQWLKRKPAEQPKSLAWLEERYVGMLGWTLRHKAWTLLIVILGLGVGVVPFMAGLVDTAQFAATSNKRLFLQYEFADFSYKSDSERAVNTIEAYLRANKDAYSIKSIYSVFGENEARTVMVLAREDLGDQVIKDLRRTIRAGLPQVPGARIFFAEEANEGGNSTYFAVKFFGHDSGILKKLADEAARRLAIVDGVQDITSSLNKGRNEIQVVIDRDKALRAGLTAEDVSQIFQFTLGGMRLQRFNAGDREVETWLELRLIDRQNLEDLKSIQIGPPSRPVLLGDIAAFQVVRRADQIAREDRKVRVAVNATYEGKEWQKSRKEIESLMNSFELPPGYTWSWDDRILEQGEENQQMMINFLLALALVYLAMASLFESMAQPFAILFSIPFALPGAAWLLAATRTPFNIMAQIGLLMLIGIVVKNGIVLLDHMNQLRQAGMPRDQAIMQAGRDRLRAVLMTALTAIVGLIPLALGRSSVGDAYYYPLARTVIGGLASSTVLTLIVLPYINLGVEGVAAWMRGLWRASDPAAMLQPAVAAPPAMTTTPDSSVA, encoded by the coding sequence ATGAACCTCCCGTCGCTGTCGATCCGCAGGCCGGTCACCACGCTGATGATTCTGCTCAGCATCATGGTGGTCGGCGGCATCGCCATGGCGCGGCTCCCCCTGGCGTTCCTGCCGAACGTGGACATTCCGTTCATCGGCATCAACATCCCGTACCCCAATTCGAACCCGACGCAGATCGAGAAACAGATCACCAAGCCGGTCGAGGAGGTCCTCGCGACGATTCCCGGCGTGAACCGGCTCGCGTCGACCTCGACCGCCGACAGCGCCGAGTTCCAGCTCGAGTTCAAGTGGGGACAGAACCTCGACATCGTGCGCATGCAGGTGAGCGAAAAGATGGACCAGGTGAAGGCGTCCCTGCCGCCGGGGATCGGCCAGGTCTTCATCTTCTCGTTCAACACCAGCGACATCCCGGTCGTCCAGGCGCGCATCTCGGCGCAGGGGGTCGACCTGTCCAGGAACTACGACCTGCTGGAGACCCGGGTGGCGAACCGCATCCGGCGCGTGCCGGGGGTGGCGCGCGTCCAGCTCGACGGAGTGGCCCCGCGCGAGATCTTCATCGACCTGGTCCTCGACCGGATCAAAGAGCACGCGGTCGACATCGGCACGCTCCTGACCCGGCTGCAGGGGGCCTCGGCGAACCTGGTTCTCGGCCAGGTCAGCCACGACGGCCTGCGCTACACCGCGCGGGCCCTGGGAGCGTTCGATTCCCTTCAGGCGATCGAGGACCTGACGGTCAACGACCGGGGGCTGAAGCTCAAGGACATCGCCGAGATCCGCTACGAGGAGCCGCCGATCGCCTACGGCCGGCACCTCGACGGCGGCCCGGCCGTCGCCCTGGAGGTGTTCAAGGAGTCGACCGCCAATACGGTGGAGGTCGTGGGCGCGGTCATGAAAGTGATCACCGAGGACATCAGCCAGGATCCGCTCCTGGCCGGCATCAAGGTGTTCACCTGGGACAACCAGGCGAAGCAGATCACGACCGGCATCGACTCCCTGAAGCACGCCGGCCTCCTTGGGGCGCTGTTCGCCGTGCTCGTCCTCTACTACTTCCTGCGCCGCCTCGACTCGACGCTCATCGTGTCGTTCTCGATCCCGTTCTCGGTGATCGCCGCCTGCGGGCTCATGTACTTCATGGGGAAGACGCTCAACGTCCTGTCGATGTGCGGGCTGATGCTCGGGATCGGCATGCTGGTGGACGATGCGATCGTCGTCCTGGAAGCGATCGACCGGAAGCGCCGCACCGTCGCCGATCCGCACGAGGCGGCCCTGGTCGGGGCGCGCGACGTGACCATGGCGGTCGTCTGCTCGACCCTCACGACGATCATCGTCTTCCTGCCGCTGGTGGTCGGCGCCAGCACCGAGCTCACCATCTGGCTGAAGGAGGTCGGGCTGTCGATCTCGATCTCGCTCGCCTGCTCGCTGTTCTCCTCCCTGACCCTCATCCCCCTGATGTCGGCGCAGTGGCTCAAGCGCAAGCCGGCGGAGCAGCCGAAGAGCCTGGCCTGGCTGGAGGAGCGCTACGTCGGCATGCTGGGGTGGACCCTCAGGCACAAGGCCTGGACGCTGCTCATCGTCATCCTCGGCCTCGGGGTCGGCGTCGTGCCGTTCATGGCGGGCCTGGTAGACACGGCGCAGTTCGCGGCGACCAGCAACAAGAGGCTGTTCCTGCAGTACGAGTTCGCGGACTTCTCGTACAAGTCCGACTCGGAGCGGGCCGTCAACACCATCGAGGCGTACCTGCGCGCCAACAAGGACGCGTACTCCATCAAGTCGATCTACAGCGTCTTCGGCGAGAACGAGGCGCGCACGGTGATGGTCCTGGCGCGCGAGGACCTCGGGGACCAGGTGATCAAGGACCTGCGCAGGACAATCCGGGCCGGCCTGCCGCAGGTGCCCGGGGCGCGCATCTTCTTCGCCGAGGAGGCGAACGAGGGGGGGAACAGCACCTACTTCGCGGTCAAGTTCTTCGGTCACGACAGCGGTATTCTGAAAAAGCTCGCCGACGAGGCGGCCCGGCGGCTGGCGATCGTCGACGGCGTGCAGGACATCACCTCGTCGCTGAACAAGGGGCGCAACGAGATCCAGGTCGTGATCGACCGGGACAAGGCGCTGCGCGCCGGCCTGACGGCCGAGGACGTGTCGCAGATCTTCCAGTTCACGCTCGGCGGCATGCGCCTGCAGCGCTTCAACGCCGGCGACCGCGAGGTGGAGACCTGGCTCGAGCTCCGCCTGATCGATCGCCAGAACCTGGAGGACCTCAAGTCGATCCAGATCGGCCCCCCCTCCCGGCCGGTCCTTCTGGGGGACATCGCCGCGTTCCAGGTGGTGCGCCGCGCCGACCAGATCGCCCGCGAGGACCGCAAGGTCCGGGTGGCCGTCAACGCCACCTACGAGGGGAAAGAGTGGCAGAAATCCCGCAAGGAGATCGAGTCCCTCATGAACTCCTTCGAACTGCCGCCCGGGTACACCTGGTCGTGGGACGACCGGATCCTGGAGCAGGGGGAGGAGAACCAGCAGATGATGATCAACTTCCTCCTGGCTTTGGCCCTGGTCTACCTGGCGATGGCGTCCCTGTTCGAGTCGATGGCCCAGCCGTTCGCCATCCTGTTCTCGATCCCGTTCGCCCTGCCGGGCGCCGCCTGGCTCCTGGCAGCGACCCGGACACCGTTCAACATCATGGCGCAGATCGGCCTGCTGATGCTGATCGGCATCGTGGTGAAGAACGGCATCGTCCTGCTCGACCACATGAACCAGCTCCGCCAGGCCGGGATGCCGCGCGACCAGGCGATCATGCAGGCCGGGCGAGACCGTCTGCGCGCCGTCCTGATGACCGCCCTCACCGCCATCGTCGGTCTGATCCCGCTGGCCCTCGGCCGCTCCAGCGTCGGCGACGCCTACTACTACCCGCTGGCCCGCACGGTCATCGGCGGGCTCGCCTCGTCCACCGTCCTGACCCTCATCGTCCTGCCGTACATCAACCTGGGCGTGGAGGGGGTCGCCGCCTGGATGCGCGGCCTCTGGCGCGCCTCCGACCCGGCGGCGATGCTCCAGCCGGCCGTCGCGGCGCCTCCGGCCATGACGACAACCCCCGATTCGTCGGTCGCCTGA
- a CDS encoding alkaline phosphatase family protein, with amino-acid sequence MKVAVLGLDCAAPRLVFDRFRDDLPNLRGLMEAGSHGPLLSTHPPITVPAWACMMRSQDPGQLGIYGFRNRKDHSYDGLSMANASVLKSDAVWDLLGRAGKSSIVLGVPPSFPPKPLNGVQVGCFLTPSTDMAYTYPPDVRQEIQKVAPGYVVDVEGFRTEDKDALLKRIYDKTRMHFAVARHLLKTRPWDFFMMVEMGVDRIHHSFWKYMDPDHPKYEPRNPHENAIRDYYRYCDQEIGELLALFPKDTAVMVVSDHGAKKLDGGICFNEWLIKKGYLALKSYPDKPTPIGKADVDWSKTLAWGDGGYYGRLFMNVRGREPQGTIEPSDYDKVRSDLAAEIEAIEDPSGRPIGTKAYRPEDIYREVRNVAPDLTCYFGNLDWRSIGSVGLKTIHTFENDTGPDDANHDWQGIFILKSAANGLPKGARSGLKIYDVAPTLLGLFGVEAPAGMIGRRLDRE; translated from the coding sequence GTGAAAGTCGCCGTCCTGGGGCTGGATTGCGCCGCCCCCCGCCTGGTCTTCGATCGCTTCCGTGACGACCTTCCCAACCTGAGGGGCCTGATGGAGGCCGGCTCCCACGGCCCGCTCCTGAGCACCCACCCGCCGATCACCGTGCCGGCCTGGGCCTGCATGATGCGCAGCCAGGACCCCGGCCAGCTCGGCATCTACGGATTCAGGAACCGCAAAGACCATTCGTACGACGGCCTGTCGATGGCCAACGCCTCCGTCCTCAAGAGCGACGCCGTCTGGGACCTGCTCGGGCGCGCCGGCAAGAGCTCCATCGTCCTCGGCGTGCCGCCGTCGTTTCCTCCGAAGCCGCTCAACGGCGTGCAGGTCGGCTGCTTCCTGACGCCGTCCACCGACATGGCCTACACCTACCCGCCGGACGTGCGCCAGGAGATCCAGAAGGTCGCCCCCGGCTACGTGGTCGACGTCGAGGGGTTCCGGACCGAAGACAAGGACGCGCTCTTGAAGCGGATCTACGACAAGACGCGCATGCACTTCGCGGTGGCGCGGCACCTCCTGAAGACCCGGCCGTGGGACTTCTTCATGATGGTCGAGATGGGGGTGGACCGCATCCACCACTCGTTCTGGAAATACATGGACCCCGATCACCCGAAGTACGAGCCGCGCAACCCGCACGAAAACGCCATTCGCGACTACTACCGCTACTGCGACCAGGAGATCGGCGAGCTCCTGGCGCTCTTCCCGAAGGACACCGCGGTGATGGTCGTGTCGGACCACGGCGCCAAGAAGCTCGACGGCGGCATCTGCTTCAACGAGTGGCTCATCAAGAAGGGCTACCTGGCGCTGAAGTCGTATCCGGACAAGCCCACCCCGATCGGCAAGGCGGACGTCGACTGGTCGAAGACGTTGGCCTGGGGGGACGGCGGCTACTACGGCCGGCTGTTCATGAACGTCAGGGGGCGCGAGCCGCAGGGGACGATCGAGCCCTCGGACTACGACAAGGTCCGCAGCGACCTGGCGGCCGAGATCGAGGCGATCGAGGACCCGTCGGGCCGCCCGATCGGGACGAAGGCGTACCGTCCCGAGGACATCTACCGCGAGGTGCGCAACGTCGCCCCCGACCTGACCTGCTACTTCGGCAACCTCGACTGGCGGTCGATCGGCTCGGTCGGCCTGAAGACGATCCACACCTTCGAGAACGACACCGGCCCCGACGACGCCAACCACGACTGGCAGGGGATCTTCATCCTGAAATCCGCCGCGAACGGCCTGCCGAAAGGGGCGCGGAGCGGGCTCAAGATCTACGACGTCGCCCCGACCCTGCTCGGCCTCTTCGGCGTCGAGGCGCCGGCCGGGATGATCGGGCGGAGGCTCGACCGGGAATGA
- a CDS encoding efflux RND transporter permease subunit — MSLIRFSLKRRVTVSMCAVALVIFGIVAYTRLPINLLPNISYPSLTVETRYPGAAPGEIESLISRPLEEAVGVVAGVQRLTSASRPGLSQVTLEFGWGRNMDFAALDVREKLDLVRLPREAEKPVVLRLDPNNDPVLRLYLTGGTSLYQLRYVADEVLKKDLESTEGVAAIKVNGGYEEEIQVKVDQGKLSLLGVSIQDVNQKLLRENVNQAGGSLYEQEARYLVRARNEFKDLDDIMKTVLVTKDGRNVLMSDVAVVERGHKQREAITRFAGAEAVELAIYKEGDANTVGVARAVQKRLERSRKELPAGVEVTTGVDQSRFIQDSIHEVVVNALEGGALSILIILLFLKDIWSTLIISVSIPISIIATFFLMYQTGTTINVMSLGGLALGVGMLVDDSIVVLEAIFKRRERGEAGEVAAERGASEVGRAVVASTLTTIAVFVPVVFIEGMAAQLFRDQALTVSFSLLASLVVSLTIIPMVAAMMGLARTVAATPMSAPLPSGSGRPRRLAHAAFVAGPPAALRAIRGGLRWTGAWAARLTRPITAAFDRTFDAGMKAYPVLLRAALRVPGTVLAGALLAFVASLFLARTLGVDLIPTFSQGEFSFLIQLPEGTPLEATDRFVQGVQSVIKDDPRVDAVSSIIGGAGLSLTQTGSEGENAARIQVRLKKGSGRREEESVAAALRSRLEASQVARYKFERPSYFTFRTPIEVEVYGDNLADLQTSAAALKKDLEKVPGLVDVKSSMEAGNPELQLSFNREQLSHLGLDLFQVAGTVRNKVQGEVATRFLEGDREINILVRSVEVGTASVADVSDLIVGQRNGVPIFLKSVADVKLTEGPSEIRRVAQKRAAVISGDISRRDMGAVAADVRAAIARQSFPAGVMAGLSGQEEEMGRSFRSLQLALALAIFLVYLVMACEFESLLHPFVVMFTVPLGIIGAVLALVVTGHTVNVVAMIGAVMLAGIVVKNAIVLIDAVNMLRGEGMSREDALVEAGLRRMRPILMTTATTILGLLPMAIGLGEGAELRAPLAVTVIGGLTVATILTLFVIPVVYTVLDRKAFVVLAGPATAPGGATGTAPSSEEGPAPSRFGPGFLPQPALGSAGPARFAADEIEPEATGPAIPARPEL; from the coding sequence ATGAGCCTCATCAGGTTTTCCCTCAAGCGGCGGGTGACGGTTTCGATGTGCGCCGTCGCCCTGGTGATCTTCGGGATCGTCGCCTACACCCGGCTGCCGATCAATCTTCTCCCCAACATCTCGTATCCGAGCCTGACGGTCGAGACCCGCTACCCCGGGGCCGCGCCCGGCGAGATCGAGTCCCTCATCAGCCGCCCGCTGGAGGAGGCGGTCGGCGTCGTGGCCGGCGTGCAGCGCCTCACGTCCGCGTCGCGCCCGGGGCTGTCGCAGGTGACGCTCGAGTTCGGCTGGGGACGCAACATGGACTTCGCCGCGCTCGACGTGCGCGAGAAGCTGGACCTGGTCCGGCTGCCGCGCGAGGCGGAGAAGCCGGTGGTCCTGCGGCTCGATCCGAACAACGACCCGGTCCTGCGGCTCTACCTGACCGGCGGGACGAGCCTGTACCAGCTGCGCTACGTCGCCGACGAGGTCCTGAAGAAGGACCTCGAGTCGACCGAGGGGGTCGCCGCCATCAAGGTGAACGGCGGCTACGAGGAGGAGATCCAGGTCAAGGTGGACCAGGGGAAGCTGTCGCTCCTGGGCGTCAGCATCCAGGACGTCAACCAGAAGCTCCTGCGCGAGAACGTCAACCAGGCCGGCGGGAGCCTCTACGAGCAGGAGGCCCGCTACCTCGTCCGGGCGCGCAACGAGTTCAAGGACCTGGACGACATCATGAAGACCGTCCTGGTCACGAAGGACGGGCGCAACGTCCTGATGTCGGACGTGGCGGTGGTCGAGCGCGGCCACAAGCAGCGCGAGGCGATCACCCGCTTCGCCGGCGCCGAGGCGGTCGAGCTGGCGATCTACAAGGAAGGGGACGCCAACACGGTCGGCGTGGCGCGCGCCGTGCAGAAGCGTCTCGAGCGCTCCCGCAAGGAGCTGCCGGCCGGGGTCGAGGTGACGACCGGCGTCGACCAGTCGCGCTTCATCCAGGACTCGATCCACGAGGTGGTCGTCAACGCGCTCGAAGGCGGGGCGCTGTCGATCCTGATCATCCTGCTGTTCCTGAAGGACATCTGGAGCACCCTGATCATCAGCGTGTCGATCCCGATCTCGATCATCGCGACCTTCTTCCTCATGTACCAGACCGGGACGACCATCAACGTCATGTCGCTCGGCGGCCTGGCGCTCGGCGTCGGCATGCTGGTGGACGACTCGATCGTGGTCCTGGAGGCGATCTTCAAGCGCCGCGAGCGCGGCGAGGCAGGGGAAGTGGCGGCGGAGCGTGGGGCATCGGAGGTCGGCCGGGCGGTCGTCGCCTCGACCCTGACCACGATCGCGGTCTTCGTCCCCGTGGTGTTCATCGAGGGGATGGCGGCCCAGCTGTTCCGCGACCAGGCGCTGACCGTGTCGTTCTCCCTCCTGGCCTCGCTCGTCGTGTCGCTGACGATCATCCCGATGGTCGCGGCGATGATGGGGCTGGCGCGCACCGTGGCGGCCACGCCCATGTCGGCGCCGCTCCCCTCGGGGAGCGGCCGGCCGAGGCGACTGGCACACGCCGCCTTCGTCGCCGGGCCGCCTGCCGCCCTGCGGGCGATTCGCGGCGGCCTGCGTTGGACCGGGGCGTGGGCCGCCCGCCTGACGCGGCCGATCACCGCCGCGTTCGACCGGACCTTCGACGCCGGGATGAAGGCCTACCCGGTCCTGCTGCGCGCGGCGCTGCGCGTCCCGGGCACGGTGCTGGCGGGGGCGCTCCTGGCGTTCGTCGCGTCGCTGTTCCTGGCGCGCACCCTCGGGGTCGACCTGATCCCCACCTTCTCGCAGGGGGAGTTCAGCTTCCTGATCCAGCTGCCGGAGGGGACGCCCCTCGAGGCGACCGACCGCTTCGTGCAGGGGGTGCAGTCGGTGATCAAGGACGATCCGCGGGTCGACGCGGTCTCGAGCATCATCGGCGGGGCCGGCCTGTCGCTGACGCAGACCGGCTCCGAGGGGGAAAACGCCGCCCGCATCCAGGTCCGCCTGAAGAAGGGCTCGGGGCGCAGGGAGGAGGAGTCGGTGGCGGCGGCCCTGCGGTCCCGGCTCGAAGCCTCGCAGGTGGCGCGCTACAAGTTCGAGCGCCCGTCCTACTTCACCTTCCGGACCCCCATCGAGGTCGAGGTCTACGGCGACAACCTGGCCGATCTGCAGACGTCCGCCGCGGCGCTGAAGAAGGACCTGGAGAAGGTCCCGGGGCTGGTGGACGTGAAGTCGTCCATGGAGGCGGGCAATCCCGAGCTCCAGCTGAGCTTCAACCGCGAGCAGCTGTCGCACCTGGGCCTCGATCTCTTCCAGGTGGCCGGCACGGTGCGCAACAAGGTGCAGGGGGAGGTGGCGACCCGCTTCCTGGAGGGGGACCGCGAGATCAACATCCTGGTCCGCTCGGTCGAGGTCGGGACCGCCTCGGTCGCGGACGTCTCCGACCTGATCGTCGGGCAGCGCAACGGCGTGCCGATTTTCCTCAAGAGCGTCGCCGACGTGAAGCTGACCGAGGGGCCGAGCGAGATCCGCCGCGTCGCCCAGAAGCGCGCGGCGGTGATCTCGGGGGACATCTCCCGGCGCGACATGGGGGCCGTGGCCGCCGACGTGCGCGCCGCCATCGCGCGGCAGAGCTTCCCGGCGGGTGTCATGGCCGGGCTGAGCGGCCAGGAGGAGGAGATGGGCCGCTCCTTCCGCTCCCTGCAGCTGGCGCTGGCCCTGGCCATCTTCCTGGTCTATCTCGTCATGGCCTGCGAGTTCGAGTCGCTCCTCCATCCGTTCGTCGTCATGTTCACCGTCCCTCTCGGGATCATCGGCGCCGTCCTGGCGCTGGTCGTGACCGGGCACACGGTCAACGTCGTGGCCATGATCGGTGCGGTGATGCTGGCCGGGATCGTCGTCAAGAACGCCATCGTGCTCATCGACGCGGTCAACATGCTCCGCGGGGAAGGCATGTCTCGCGAAGACGCGCTCGTCGAGGCGGGGCTCCGCCGGATGCGCCCCATCCTGATGACGACCGCGACGACGATCCTCGGCCTCCTGCCGATGGCGATCGGGCTGGGCGAGGGGGCCGAGCTGCGCGCCCCCCTGGCGGTCACCGTCATCGGCGGCCTGACGGTGGCGACCATCCTGACCCTGTTCGTCATCCCGGTCGTCTACACCGTCCTCGACCGCAAGGCGTTCGTCGTCCTGGCCGGGCCCGCCACGGCGCCGGGCGGCGCCACCGGCACCGCGCCCTCCTCGGAGGAAGGGCCGGCGCCGTCGCGGTTCGGGCCCGGCTTCCTGCCGCAGCCGGCCCTCGGGAGCGCCGGTCCGGCCCGCTTCGCCGCGGACGAGATCGAGCCTGAGGCCACGGGCCCGGCGATCCCGGCCCGCCCCGAGCTATGA